Proteins co-encoded in one Populus trichocarpa isolate Nisqually-1 chromosome 10, P.trichocarpa_v4.1, whole genome shotgun sequence genomic window:
- the LOC18102518 gene encoding probable serine/threonine-protein kinase WNK9 isoform X1 produces MNGPTSLEPDSYEFVEVDPTGRYGRYNEILGKGASKTVYKAFDEYEGIEVAWNQVKLYDSLQTSEDLERLYCEIHLLKTLNHENIMKFYTSWVDTSNRNINFVTEMFTSGTLRQYRLKHRRVNIRAVKHWCRQILEGLLYLHSHDPPVIHRDLKCDNIFVNGNQGEIKIGDLGLAAILKKSHAARCVGTPEFMAPEVYEEEYNELVDIYSFGMCVLEMVTFEYPYSECNHAAQIYKKVTSGKKPDALYKVKDPELQKFVEKCLATVSTRLSARELLNDPFLQIDDSGCDLKPIDYYQGDLNGVGPLVRQPLHGIHRSNSSLTDGYTNYMGYDLENEIEYHQLELETSPIDLFTCQEDENLENVAIAIKGRRIEDDSIFLRLRIADKEGRIRNIYFSFDIETDTAISVATEMIDELDITEQDVLKVAKMIDDEISTLVPEWKRGRGIEESPQSTYASFCQNCASHGHLLDYFSPDSPGARNLQVLQCSIHECAAVHGRFEEITYQVEGPEQCASTDCAPVSPSQSTNITYTDITAQRDAPSTRGSKEIHCDQGLSITNQSIFEEEERIINMDSLCESNARKSTCENPSAVYCAHWDDYENEIRQELRWLKAKYQMQLRELKDQQLGVKSKSSSLSPNSDNMEHQKDNVPSLPLILRKAKRGNNEAALKFLSSAKNFASCFPTDADKRWVDSGKRKVQNCEAINMACSPEPMVTAKSFYTGALLPHSLHRATSLPVDAVDV; encoded by the exons ATGAATGGTCCTACAAGCCTTGAACCAGATTCCTACGAGTTTGTTGAGGTTGATCCTACTGGCAGATATGGAAGG TACAATGAAATTCTTGGCAAGGGAGCTTCGAAGACTGT TTACAAAGCCTTTGATGAGTATGAAGGGATTGAGGTGGCTTGGAATCAGGTGAAGCTTTACGATTCCTTGCAGACTTCTGAAGATCTTGAGAGGCTCTACTGTGAAATTCACCTGCTCAAGACCTTAAACCATGAAAACATCATGAAGTTTTATACTTCTTGGGTTGATACTTCTAACAGGAACATCAACTTTGTCACTGAGATGTTCACCTCTGGTACATTAAGACA GTATAGGCTAAAACACAGGAGAGTAAATATTAGAGCAGTCAAGCATTGGTGTAGGCAGATATTGGAGGGGCTTCTCTATCTTCACAGCCATGACCCCCCTGTAATCCACAGGGATCTCAAGTGTGACAACATTTTTGTTAATGGTAACCAAGGAGAGATCAAAATTGGTGATCTTGGCCTTGCTGCTATCCTTAAAAAATCCCATGCTGCTCGTTGTGTTG GAACACCAGAGTTCATGGCCCCAGAGGTGTATGAGGAGGAGTATAATGAATTAGTTGACATTTATTCTTTTGGGATGTGTGTCTTGGAGATGGTCACCTTTGAGTATCCATATAGTGAATGCAACCACGCGGCTCAGATTTACAAGAAAGTTACATCT GGGAAAAAACCAGATGCTTTGTACAAAGTAAAAGATCCCGAGTTGCAAAAATTTGTTGAGAAATGTCTAGCTACTGTGTCCACTAGGCTCTCAGCCAGAGAGCTTTTGAATGACCCTTTTCTTCAAATTGATGATTCTGGATGTGATCTGAAACCAATAGATTATTACCAAGGAGATTTGAATGGAGTAGGTCCTCTTGTGAGACAACCTCTCCATGGAATTCATCGCAGTAACAGCTCTTTGACCGATGGTTACACCAATTATATGGGTTATGATCTTGAGAATGAAATAGAATACCATCAACTCGAGCTTGAGACAAGCCCAATTGATCTCTTCACCTGTCAAGAGGATGAGAATTTGGAAAATGTTGCCATTGCAATTAAAGGGAGGCGGATAGAGGATGACAGCATCTTCTTAAGGCTCAGGATTGCAGACAAGGAAG GCCGAATACGAAACATCTACTTCTCATTTGACATTGAGACTGACACTGCAATAAGTGTCGCAACTGAAATGATTGATGAGCTTGATATTACAGAGCAAGATGTTTTGAAGGTAGCGAAAATGATTGATGATGAAATCTCAACCTTGGTACCGGAATGGAAGAGGGGACGGGGCATAGAGGAAAGTCCACAGAGCACATATGCAAGTTTCTGTCAGAATTGTGCTTCACATGGTCACCTACTGGATTATTTTTCACCAGATAGTCCAGGTGCCAGGAACCTGCAAGTCCTTCAATGTTCTATACATGAATGTGCTGCTGTCCATGGCCGGTTTGAGGAAATTACATATCAAGTCGAAGGGCCTGAGCAATGTGCTAGCACAGATTGCGCACCTGTTTCACCAAGCCAATCTACAAACATCACTTATACTGACATCACTGCTCAGCGAGATGCACCAAGTACACGAGGATCAAAAGAGATTCATTGTGATCAGGGTCTGAGCATAACAAACCAATCAATCTTTGAGGAGGAAgaaagaatcataaacatggACAGTCTTTGTGAATCCAATGCAAGAAAATCTACCTGCGAGAACCCTTCGGCAGTTTATTGCGCTCACTGGGATGATTATGAGAACGAAATTAGGCAAGAATTAAGATGGCTTAAAGCCAAGTATCAGATGCAGTTAAGGGAGCTCAAAGACCAACAGTTGGGAGTCAAATCGAAATCTTCAAGCCTGAGTCCTAATTCAGATAACATGGAGCACCAGAAAGATAATGTGCCTTCTCTGCCTTTGATTTTGCGTAAAGCAAAGAGAGGCAACAATGAAGCTGCCCTGAAGTTTCTCTCCTCTGCTAAGAATTTTGCTTCATGTTTTCCTACAGATGCTGATAAAAGGTGGGTTGATTCAGGAAAAAGAAAGGTCCAAAATTGTGAGGCAATCAATATGGCTTGCAGTCCCGAGCCAATGGTCACGGCTAAGAGTTTCTACACAGGAGCTTTGCTTCCACATTCACTTCACAGGGCAACTTCCCTTCCAGTTGATGCTGTAGATGTCTAA
- the LOC18102518 gene encoding serine/threonine-protein kinase WNK1 isoform X2 gives MNGPTSLEPDSYEFVEVDPTGRYGRYNEILGKGASKTVYKAFDEYEGIEVAWNQVKLYDSLQTSEDLERLYCEIHLLKTLNHENIMKFYTSWVDTSNRNINFVTEMFTSGTPEFMAPEVYEEEYNELVDIYSFGMCVLEMVTFEYPYSECNHAAQIYKKVTSGKKPDALYKVKDPELQKFVEKCLATVSTRLSARELLNDPFLQIDDSGCDLKPIDYYQGDLNGVGPLVRQPLHGIHRSNSSLTDGYTNYMGYDLENEIEYHQLELETSPIDLFTCQEDENLENVAIAIKGRRIEDDSIFLRLRIADKEGRIRNIYFSFDIETDTAISVATEMIDELDITEQDVLKVAKMIDDEISTLVPEWKRGRGIEESPQSTYASFCQNCASHGHLLDYFSPDSPGARNLQVLQCSIHECAAVHGRFEEITYQVEGPEQCASTDCAPVSPSQSTNITYTDITAQRDAPSTRGSKEIHCDQGLSITNQSIFEEEERIINMDSLCESNARKSTCENPSAVYCAHWDDYENEIRQELRWLKAKYQMQLRELKDQQLGVKSKSSSLSPNSDNMEHQKDNVPSLPLILRKAKRGNNEAALKFLSSAKNFASCFPTDADKRWVDSGKRKVQNCEAINMACSPEPMVTAKSFYTGALLPHSLHRATSLPVDAVDV, from the exons ATGAATGGTCCTACAAGCCTTGAACCAGATTCCTACGAGTTTGTTGAGGTTGATCCTACTGGCAGATATGGAAGG TACAATGAAATTCTTGGCAAGGGAGCTTCGAAGACTGT TTACAAAGCCTTTGATGAGTATGAAGGGATTGAGGTGGCTTGGAATCAGGTGAAGCTTTACGATTCCTTGCAGACTTCTGAAGATCTTGAGAGGCTCTACTGTGAAATTCACCTGCTCAAGACCTTAAACCATGAAAACATCATGAAGTTTTATACTTCTTGGGTTGATACTTCTAACAGGAACATCAACTTTGTCACTGAGATGTTCACCTCTG GAACACCAGAGTTCATGGCCCCAGAGGTGTATGAGGAGGAGTATAATGAATTAGTTGACATTTATTCTTTTGGGATGTGTGTCTTGGAGATGGTCACCTTTGAGTATCCATATAGTGAATGCAACCACGCGGCTCAGATTTACAAGAAAGTTACATCT GGGAAAAAACCAGATGCTTTGTACAAAGTAAAAGATCCCGAGTTGCAAAAATTTGTTGAGAAATGTCTAGCTACTGTGTCCACTAGGCTCTCAGCCAGAGAGCTTTTGAATGACCCTTTTCTTCAAATTGATGATTCTGGATGTGATCTGAAACCAATAGATTATTACCAAGGAGATTTGAATGGAGTAGGTCCTCTTGTGAGACAACCTCTCCATGGAATTCATCGCAGTAACAGCTCTTTGACCGATGGTTACACCAATTATATGGGTTATGATCTTGAGAATGAAATAGAATACCATCAACTCGAGCTTGAGACAAGCCCAATTGATCTCTTCACCTGTCAAGAGGATGAGAATTTGGAAAATGTTGCCATTGCAATTAAAGGGAGGCGGATAGAGGATGACAGCATCTTCTTAAGGCTCAGGATTGCAGACAAGGAAG GCCGAATACGAAACATCTACTTCTCATTTGACATTGAGACTGACACTGCAATAAGTGTCGCAACTGAAATGATTGATGAGCTTGATATTACAGAGCAAGATGTTTTGAAGGTAGCGAAAATGATTGATGATGAAATCTCAACCTTGGTACCGGAATGGAAGAGGGGACGGGGCATAGAGGAAAGTCCACAGAGCACATATGCAAGTTTCTGTCAGAATTGTGCTTCACATGGTCACCTACTGGATTATTTTTCACCAGATAGTCCAGGTGCCAGGAACCTGCAAGTCCTTCAATGTTCTATACATGAATGTGCTGCTGTCCATGGCCGGTTTGAGGAAATTACATATCAAGTCGAAGGGCCTGAGCAATGTGCTAGCACAGATTGCGCACCTGTTTCACCAAGCCAATCTACAAACATCACTTATACTGACATCACTGCTCAGCGAGATGCACCAAGTACACGAGGATCAAAAGAGATTCATTGTGATCAGGGTCTGAGCATAACAAACCAATCAATCTTTGAGGAGGAAgaaagaatcataaacatggACAGTCTTTGTGAATCCAATGCAAGAAAATCTACCTGCGAGAACCCTTCGGCAGTTTATTGCGCTCACTGGGATGATTATGAGAACGAAATTAGGCAAGAATTAAGATGGCTTAAAGCCAAGTATCAGATGCAGTTAAGGGAGCTCAAAGACCAACAGTTGGGAGTCAAATCGAAATCTTCAAGCCTGAGTCCTAATTCAGATAACATGGAGCACCAGAAAGATAATGTGCCTTCTCTGCCTTTGATTTTGCGTAAAGCAAAGAGAGGCAACAATGAAGCTGCCCTGAAGTTTCTCTCCTCTGCTAAGAATTTTGCTTCATGTTTTCCTACAGATGCTGATAAAAGGTGGGTTGATTCAGGAAAAAGAAAGGTCCAAAATTGTGAGGCAATCAATATGGCTTGCAGTCCCGAGCCAATGGTCACGGCTAAGAGTTTCTACACAGGAGCTTTGCTTCCACATTCACTTCACAGGGCAACTTCCCTTCCAGTTGATGCTGTAGATGTCTAA
- the LOC18102519 gene encoding uncharacterized protein LOC18102519 isoform X1: MENQPTIMVTNDDGIDAPGLRALVQVLVSTRRFQVLVCAPDSEKSAMSHSITWRDPIAARRVEIEGATAYAIAGTPADCTSLGISKSLFPLIPDLVISGINMGSNCGYHIVYSGTVAGAREAFFNEIPAISVSYNWFGGQSKVENFTLSAEACIPIITAVLVEIKNKTYPLRCFLNIDLPTDVANNKGYKLTKQGKSIYKMGWSQVTSDMQGGKMLSTMTMDTDSTAPIETGALNLSQDHLLFKREVLGGKLDEGDIDDADFKFLQQGYITVTPLGALSHAEIGCHSYFKDWLPSVGEHPSASSL, translated from the exons ATGGAAAACCAGCCGACGATCATGGTGACCAACGATGACGGTATCGACGCACCAGGACTGCGAGCGCTGGTTCAGGTCTTGGTCTCTACCCGGCGATTCCAGGTCCTTGTTTGCGCTCCGGACTC GGAGAAATCAGCTATGAGCCATAGTATTACATGGCGTGATCCAATTGCTGCTCGACGAGTGGAAATTGAAGGAGCTACTGCCTATGCAATTGCTG GAACTCCAGCTGATTGTACTTCTTTAGGAATCTCCAAATCACTCTTTCCTTTAATTCCTGACCTG GTAATTAGCGGCATAAACATGGGGAGCAACTGTGGTTATCACAT TGTTTACTCAGGAACAGTCGCTGGTGCTCGAGAGGCCTTCTTTAATGAGATACCTGCAATCTCTGTATCATATAATTG GTTTGGAGGTCAGAGCAAAGTTGAGAACTTCACTCTTTCTGCTGAGGCTTGCATACCAATAATAACTGCAGTACTCGTTGAGATCAAGAATAAAACTTATCCTTTAAGgtgttttttgaatattgatcTTCCAACAGATGTTGCTAATAATAAG GGGTATAAGCTGACCAAGCAGGGTAAAAGCATATATAAAATGGGGTGGAGCCAAGTTACTTCTGACATGCAAGGAGGGAAAATGTTATCAACAATGACAATGGATACGGATTCAACTGCACCAATAGAGACTGGTGCATTAAATTTATCACAAGACCATCTTTTGTTCAAGAGAGAA gTATTAGGAGGGAAACTTGATGAAGGTGACATCGATGATGCAGACTTCAAATTTCTTCAGCAAGGATAT aTTACTGTAACTCCCCTTGGTGCCCTCTCCCATGCAGAGATAGGCTGCCACTCATACTTTAAAGATTGGCTGCCAAGTGTTGGAGAACACCCGTCTGCGTCGTCCTTATAA